From one Gossypium hirsutum isolate 1008001.06 chromosome D08, Gossypium_hirsutum_v2.1, whole genome shotgun sequence genomic stretch:
- the LOC107899089 gene encoding heavy metal-associated isoprenylated plant protein 36 isoform X2 — MATTEGKPETKQESKSAEPKQESNSKDVEEIQEPALKYKAWVLKVSIHCEGCKRKVEKILRKIDGVYEVDADLKQQKVTVKANLHVNVDTLIKKIVKKGRHAELWPEKSEKKGKSKNKDKQGGQPNSEEGNHGDDKDKEAAKTEDGASKSGENGGDGCNGGQAPEPEKKGGGGESEGNAATGGGGGGSKKNKKKGQKGNATVNFDEGEQHHHHHPTDVGPPPTGSHFTGYGPYGPIPITTPMPSPANHSPPRHHHMDEYPTYYHAPPPVYVTSYNTAYPGSCHSESYYTSPRPYSYMYMHPGYMPEHPSFDTYSSYSSQPSDSFEVFSDENPNACSVM, encoded by the exons ATGGCTACAACCGAAGGAAAACCAGAAACCAAACAAGAATCTAAGTCAGCTGAACCCAAACAAGAATCTAATTCCAAAGATGTGGAAGAAATCCAAGAACCTGCTCTCAAGTACAAG GCTTGGGTGCTGAAAGTTTCCATTCATTGTGAAGGTTGCAAAAGGAAAGTTGAAAAGATTCTAAGAAAAATCGATG GTGTTTACGAGGTTGATGCTGATTTGAAACAACAAAAAGTGACGGTAAAAGCCAATTTACACGTAAATGTCGATACTTTGATCAAGAAAATAGTAAAGAAAGGGAGACATGCAGAGTTATGGCCTGAAAAATCtgagaaaaaaggaaaatcaaagaaCAAAGACAAACAAGGTGGCCAACCAAACAGTGAAGAAGGTAACCATGGAGATGATAAAGATAAAGAAGCAGCGAAAACTGAAGACGGTGCTTCTAAAAGCGGTGAAAATGGTGGTGACGGCTGCAATGGTGGACAAGCCCCGGAACCGGAAAAGAAAGGGGGCGGTGGTGAAAGTGAAGGCAATGCTGCtactggtggtggtggtggtggaagtaaaaagaataaaaagaagggGCAGAAAGGGAATGCTACTGTTAATTTCGATGAGGGTGAAcaacaccaccaccaccaccctacTGATGTTGGACCTCCACCTACAGGATCGCATTTCACTGGTTATGGACCTTATGGTCCTATTCCCATCACCACCCCCATGCCATCTCCAGCCAATCATAGCCCTCCACGGCATCACCACATGGATGAATACCCAACGTATTACCATGCACCACCACCGGTGTATGTTACTAGCTACAACACAGCTTATCCTGGTAGTTGCCATAGCGAATCGTATTACACCTCACCACGACcgtattcatatatgtatatgcacCCGGGATACATGCCTGAACACCCCTCTTTCGACACTTATTCATCGTATTCGTCACAACCATCCGATTCATTCGAGGTTTTCAGCGATGAAAACCCGAATGCATGTTCGGTTATGTGA
- the LOC107899089 gene encoding heavy metal-associated isoprenylated plant protein 36 isoform X1: MATTEGKPETKQESKSAEPKQESNSKDVEEIQEPALKYKAWVLKVSIHCEGCKRKVEKILRKIDDHSANQHLGTCVYEVDADLKQQKVTVKANLHVNVDTLIKKIVKKGRHAELWPEKSEKKGKSKNKDKQGGQPNSEEGNHGDDKDKEAAKTEDGASKSGENGGDGCNGGQAPEPEKKGGGGESEGNAATGGGGGGSKKNKKKGQKGNATVNFDEGEQHHHHHPTDVGPPPTGSHFTGYGPYGPIPITTPMPSPANHSPPRHHHMDEYPTYYHAPPPVYVTSYNTAYPGSCHSESYYTSPRPYSYMYMHPGYMPEHPSFDTYSSYSSQPSDSFEVFSDENPNACSVM; encoded by the exons ATGGCTACAACCGAAGGAAAACCAGAAACCAAACAAGAATCTAAGTCAGCTGAACCCAAACAAGAATCTAATTCCAAAGATGTGGAAGAAATCCAAGAACCTGCTCTCAAGTACAAG GCTTGGGTGCTGAAAGTTTCCATTCATTGTGAAGGTTGCAAAAGGAAAGTTGAAAAGATTCTAAGAAAAATCGATG ATCATTCAGCTAATCAGCATCTTGGTACTT GTGTTTACGAGGTTGATGCTGATTTGAAACAACAAAAAGTGACGGTAAAAGCCAATTTACACGTAAATGTCGATACTTTGATCAAGAAAATAGTAAAGAAAGGGAGACATGCAGAGTTATGGCCTGAAAAATCtgagaaaaaaggaaaatcaaagaaCAAAGACAAACAAGGTGGCCAACCAAACAGTGAAGAAGGTAACCATGGAGATGATAAAGATAAAGAAGCAGCGAAAACTGAAGACGGTGCTTCTAAAAGCGGTGAAAATGGTGGTGACGGCTGCAATGGTGGACAAGCCCCGGAACCGGAAAAGAAAGGGGGCGGTGGTGAAAGTGAAGGCAATGCTGCtactggtggtggtggtggtggaagtaaaaagaataaaaagaagggGCAGAAAGGGAATGCTACTGTTAATTTCGATGAGGGTGAAcaacaccaccaccaccaccctacTGATGTTGGACCTCCACCTACAGGATCGCATTTCACTGGTTATGGACCTTATGGTCCTATTCCCATCACCACCCCCATGCCATCTCCAGCCAATCATAGCCCTCCACGGCATCACCACATGGATGAATACCCAACGTATTACCATGCACCACCACCGGTGTATGTTACTAGCTACAACACAGCTTATCCTGGTAGTTGCCATAGCGAATCGTATTACACCTCACCACGACcgtattcatatatgtatatgcacCCGGGATACATGCCTGAACACCCCTCTTTCGACACTTATTCATCGTATTCGTCACAACCATCCGATTCATTCGAGGTTTTCAGCGATGAAAACCCGAATGCATGTTCGGTTATGTGA
- the LOC107899086 gene encoding rapid alkalinization factor: MAVLNSCKLVWICAVIVAAALMVAVDASGDHHYHNQQILGWIPTPTRSSCNGSIGECLGGEEEFELDSEISRRVLQTTRYISYGALQRNTVPCSRRGASYYNCQPGAQANPYNRGCSRITRCRG; the protein is encoded by the coding sequence ATGGCAGTGCTCAATTCTTGTAAGCTTGTTTGGATCTGCGCCGTGATCGTGGCGGCGGCGTTGATGGTGGCAGTTGATGCGAGCGGTGACCACCACTACCACAACCAGCAAATCCTGGGTTGGATTCCGACCCCCACCAGATCTTCTTGCAATGGTTCCATAGGAGAATGCTTAGGAGGGGAAGAAGAGTTTGAGCTGGACTCGGAGATCAGCCGCCGCGTTTTGCAAACCACCAGGTACATAAGCTACGGCGCTCTTCAAAGGAACACCGTTCCCTGCTCCCGCCGTGGTGCTTCCTATTACAATTGCCAGCCTGGAGCTCAGGCTAACCCTTACAACCGTGGATGCAGCCGTATCACAAGGTGCAGGGGCtga